The Agelaius phoeniceus isolate bAgePho1 chromosome 34, bAgePho1.hap1, whole genome shotgun sequence genome includes a window with the following:
- the LOC129133882 gene encoding LOW QUALITY PROTEIN: cytochrome P450 4F4-like (The sequence of the model RefSeq protein was modified relative to this genomic sequence to represent the inferred CDS: inserted 1 base in 1 codon), translated as MVVKGMVVAMEGLNTEASGMLVAMEGGTVVATGSIDHRAGGQWDCGATGWWPWGQSGGHGWDLAPGGPRTGGPSGPWLILPLQDENGHTLSDEDIAAEADTFMFEGHDTTASGLPWLFYNLASHPEHQERCRQEVQELLAGRDTADIEWEDLSQLPFTTMCIKESLRLHPPVTAVSRRCTEDXPLRDGRVIPKGVICLMSIYGTHHNPDLWPEPEVFNPLRFSPENSKGRSPSSFIPFSAGPRNCIGQSFAMAEMKVVVALTLSRFVLRRDNMRPPPRRKPELILRAEDGLWLLLEPLVGVA; from the exons GGTGGCCACGGGCAGCATTGACCATAGAGCTGGTGGCCAGTGGGACTGTGGTGCCACAGGGTGGTGGCCATGGGGCCAGAGTGGTGGCCATGGATGGGATTTGGCCCCAGGTGGCCCACGGACTGGTGGCCCCAGTGGCCCATGGCTCATCTTGCCCCTGCAGGACGAGAATGGCCACACTCTATCGGACGAGGACATCGCGGCTGAGGCTGACACCTTCATGTTTGAGG GCCATGACACCACAGCCAGTGGCCTGCCATGGCTCTTCTACAACCTGGCCAGCCATCCTGAGCACCAGGAGCGATGCCGCCAGGAGGTCCAGGAGCTTCTGGCTGGCCGGGACACTGCAGACATTGAATG GGAGGacctgtcccagctgccctTCACCACCATGTGCATCAAGGAGAGCCTgcggctgcaccctcctgtcactgCTGTGTCCCGGCGCTGCACTGAGG ACCCCCTGCGTGATGGCCGTGTCATCCCCAAGG GGGTCATCTGCCTGATGAGCATCTACGGGACCCACCACAACCCAGACCTCTGGCCCGAGCCTGAG GTGTTCAATCCTCTGAGGTTCAGTCCGGAGAACAGCAAGGGACGGTCCCCGTCGTCCTTCATCCCCTTCTCTGCTGGCCCCAG GAACTGCATCGGGCAGAGCTTTGCCATGGCTGAGATGAAGGTGGTAGTGGCATTGACACTGTCCCGGTTCGTGCTGCGGAGGGACAACATGAGGCCACCCCCGCGCCGCAAGCCCGAGCTGATCCTGCGTGCCGAGgacgggctctggctgctgctggagccactGGTGGGAGTGGCCTGA
- the LOC143696363 gene encoding uncharacterized protein LOC143696363, with product MPQDTQAGKELSMESREDKSPQQNLVAEAVWSGSGAQESNGEEKSRRSHTRRGCKRRSQGSEEERPTLGQEGSQRSGQSSELVVNEQLDDGKKPHQCLECGKSFLTSYRLLLHQRIHTGERPYECGECGKNFRVSSHLIVHQRTHTGERPHECRECGQSFRISSNLIAHRRIHTNERPYKCGECGKAFRRSSSLKLHQMTHTGIRPFVCGECGKGFRDSTRLIIHQTMHTGECPYTCSECGKSFIENSSLMMHQRIHTGERPYKCGECGKSFKQSCHLIAHQRIHTGDRPYKCGECGKGFIEPSSLSVHQRIHTGDRPYKCGECGKSFKQSTGLILHQRIHTGERPYQCGECGKSFGQSSSLSAHQRIHTGERPYECCECGERFQSRYRLLKHQQIHTE from the exons atgccccaggacacccaggcag ggaaggagctgagcatggagagcagggaggacaaatccccacagcagaacctggtggcTGAGGCCGTTTGGAGTGGCTCCggggcacaggaatccaacggggaggaaaagtcCCGGAGATCCCacacaaggaggggctgcaaacgcagatcaCAGGgatctgaggaggaaagacccaccctgggCCAGGAAGGCAGCCAGAGATCTGGCCAGAGCTCTGAGCTGGTGGTCAATGAGCAGCTTGATGATGGCAAGAAGCCCCACCaatgcttggaatgtgggaagagttTCCTCACGAGCTACCGCCTGCTCCTCCACCAGAGGATTCACACCGGGGaacggccctatgagtgtggggaatgtgggaagaacTTCAGGGTCAGCTCCCACCTGATTGtccaccagaggacccacactggggagcgGCCCCACGAGTGTAGGGAATGCGGGCAGAGCTTCAGGATCAGCTCCAACCTGATCGCCCACCGGAGGATCCACACCAACGAACGGCCCTATAAATGTGGAGAATGTGGGAAGGCCTTCAGGAGGAGCTCCAGCCTGAAACTCCACCAGATGACCCACACTGGGATACGACCCTTTgtgtgtggggagtgtgggaagggcttccgTGACAGCACCCGCCTGATCATCCACCAGACCATGCACACTGGGGAGTGCCCCTACACGTGCTcagaatgtgggaagagcttcatcGAGAACTCCAGCCTGATGatgcaccagaggatccacactggggagaggccctacaagtgcGGGGAGTGCGGGAAAAGCTTTAAGCAGAGCTGCCATCTGATTgcccaccagaggatccacactggggacaggccCTACAAGTGCGGGGAATGTGGGAAAGGCTTCATCGAGCCCTCCAGCCTGAGTgtccaccagaggatccacactggggacaggccctacaagtgtggggaatgtgggaagagcttcaagcaGAGCACTGGGCTCATTctgcaccagaggatccacactggggagaggccttACCAGTGTGgagaatgtgggaagagcttcggccagagctccagcctgagtgcccaccagaggatccacactggggagaggccctatgagtgctGTGAGTGCGGGGAGAGGTTTCAGAGTCGATACCGTCTCCTCAAGCAtcagcagattcacacagagtag